tttatctccGTCATTTATTCTTCTTTTACTAGTATATCTCCTTTTTGGGGTAGTAAATAtggaaattttattttcacaatcttcataattatataatttagatTGATTAAACTTATTTGGTGTATAGActcgttttttatttgatgaatatccttttatataattacaactattttcatttccTTTATTACAAGGTGTCTTATCACACACATTCATCATTAAATCATTTGAAAATCCATCAGTATTAGAAAATTCGCTCATATCTGCAAGctcttttatttcttcaagTTCATTCAtctttacaaaattttcacttaattttttttcttgatCACATAAAGCCTCTCCTTTTTGTAAAGAAggtatatttaaaatatttttttctatctCTTTGCTTAAATTAGTTATCCCCGATTTCTGTAAACTCACTAAATTGCTAtattgtttcttttttttagcgAGCTCGCAACGATCTTGATTGCTTTCGGTTTTGTAAGTACATTCCTTTTGATCTAGGGCACTCATTATAGCaacttttatatatttctacaAATTTTGGATATTTAGTTTTTATTACTACAAGATAAAGTGGGTGCTTTATGCAACGAGTGCAGCGTCcctctttttatatttgcgCAATTATGCGTCTATtgtatgtattatatacgTGTGCGAAAGTGTGTGCACATATGcttattttacttttttttttttttggctaGCCAAATACaacttttttatgtatgtaCATGTAtttttcacaaaaaaaaaaaacgaaatatTAATGTGTCAGAATTTGGCTACTATGCAATAAGGCTTTtccaattataaaatatcctGCTTATTTAGTCGATACTATGCTTATTTGTTTAGTCCCTCGCCAAGTTGCTAGCTTAACCTCTTAgttttttgatttaatatatgcCTGTATGATCAGACATGCATATAGCCTATATCAATTTTGGATACCcaaaatgttaataaacattttagtttcagtaataatatatatattctgtATTTATtcgatatatatattttttttgtaaaaggCTAAaggtaataataaatatattgatattcaaataagaaaaaaacaaatacatatatattttttatataataattaccACCATTTTATTGTTCTACTGTTTAAATggtaattaaaataatatatcttcTTAGCAACTCCTTTCGAAGGGAATTGAGgaatgtatgcatatatattacaatatgtatcttcaaaaaaaaaccaaaaaaaaaaataaaagaatggAAATAATGTATCAAATGGTTttactttttcttttgtgTTGGTctcttttaaatattctctttattatatcaaaattGGTATGCCACATTTATtgctttaaaaatataaacattaaAAGAATGAAAGATGGgaaaaaacacaaaaaaacaaactaaaaaagatatgctatttgtatatatttaacaaattatgaatatgcaaaaagtagcaattatttttatatgcaatatatattcattatctccaatatttttaactttatttttttccctttttatataaatgatacaAGTATCATTGTAtacaacaattttaaaataaatttattctaatttttttttatggggggagaataaatttacatttaaaaaaaaagtaaacaGAACAATTTTTAGCCCAAAATTtgtgtaaataatattttcaaaaattgtatgctatatataaagtatttttttttaaattcagtctaattattatacttattagtattattattaaatatacatatttattattattttttttctggtCGTTTAATCGTATTACTTTTTCTCCTATTTATTGCATCCCAATTTTCCACTTGTTAATTGTTAACGcataatgcatatttttggAAATGGTATTTGGGGGCATACTTtttggatttttttttacttaaaaaaaatatgccatattatttttaaaataaatcagcaaaatcaaataaacaaatatgtacataatttatattatacacTGCACAACATAAATCATAAGAACAAAATTAGTTACTAccaaatatttatgcataaaaatataacatgcGAATATATCATTTGGGTATTAAGAATAGTTCGCTATTTTTCtcttacttttttttttacacttAGTAAAAGGATATCCATTTTAAATGgagaaataaattttttgttttttttttattgtccTTTTAAGACAACAAAGtaagcatataaataaatacaatatgttgtaaaaaaaaaaattaaataaaaaacatgcTTTGACAAAAACaaagtaaaataattatgtggcttttcataaaatattatgatgcCCTCCCTCATGCTTATTGacaaatgtaaaaatataaaattttcaaaatccaactggtatatatattttttttttctcgtCATTCTTTTCTACACCCTTTACTTCCTATTCAttaagaagaaaatatataagtgCAGatatttccaatttttgggaatattaaaaaaaatgaaaatgagaatatattttctatcCTCATTTCAactaattaataataatgttcTATCATTTTACGgatatatattctatttgtataaataaatactaataaaagttatttaaataattgatCCGGTTATTGAGTCAACTGGgcctgaaaaaaaaatattatgttcataaataaaaagttagCTAGACAGCTAGCGAAAATCAccaaacatatatatccaCCGTGTGTGCAATgtcataaataaaaaagcaacaaaatattattttatatatttaccaTTATCCCATTTGGGCTGTCGTTCCCCAGAATAATTAAAGGGTAACTTAGTGTATATCTGGAATTGTTCGAAAAGTgaacatgcatatatgtattatatgtgCAGGCATGtgtgtaaaataaaaaaaaaaaaataaatattagtataaagcaaaaaataaagacattaaaaattgaaaagcTTTACATGTGAATTCTGAATTTCAGATATACATGGCCAATCTATATTACAAaactttaaataataatttctcTGACTATCTGAAACATTTTGAAATTTAGAATATgatttacaaattttacttttataattaattggCGATTTACAAAATCCTTCTTGATTTGATGGTATCCACCCTAAAGGGCATTTGAACGAGTAGTTACGTTGGCAATTCTCTCGatctattaataaaaataggaacaagcatatatgcatatttaatttgtgttaaaaataaaactagTACTGGATAAAGGTTACTAGATTGCATTCTTTTGTCATGTTTAATTACCTTTAAAAGGAAAATCCACATTACAAGAAATGGAAAAAGATTCCTTTTGTTGTGAAgtcatattaaaaaatccaACCTCATCATTGCACTTTGagctttttatataattttctggGGCACGACAAAATCCGTTATTTAGTAGAAACCACCCacttaaaaatgaaaaaagcaAACAcacaaatgtatatatatacatgtacattttaatatgcatatattccctttaaaaaaaaaactatatgATAACAATTATTTCTTACATTGGGCACGGTACATTGTAATCCCGTTCATATTCATTAACTCTGATACTGTAAGGCCAATTAACTAAGCAGGCAATTtcaatacttttttttccttcttcagtattatattttttaaagtttGATATTTTGGGGCATGGTCCATTATAATCACTTGGTGATTTACATTTATACTGATCTATTTTTGTCCAATTTAATGGACATAGAGAATCAAAATTAGTTTCATAAATTACTGATTTGCATCTCCATCTTATTCCACATAATGTTTcgaattcttttttttcagataTGGTTTTATCAGAAAAATCAATAGCACTTCtgcatttattatttttatataaacttCGACATACTCCTTTCCCCATATCAATCCAATTAATAGGACACACTGAATTGTAGTCGGTTCCATATTTACACTTTAAAGGAAGGCATTCCCAATTTGAGTCACAAATGTCAGCCCAACTTTCCTTCTGGTTGTCGTACAAGTACATCAGCTTCTCCTGCACCTGATTTGTTCGTCCAAACAGAATGTAGAAAATGtagtaaaatatagaaaaatatgcaaaatgtAGCAACATGAACGGAAGCAGTGAATACCTCATTGCATGGGCCTTCATACGATGGTAGGGGCACGCAACCCGAGCTCGTTCGAAAAAAGTTAAAGGGGCATGGCAATGAGTAATCTTGAATGCACACCTAATTTACGAAAAagggaataaaaaattgtggaaaaataaaatatacatatacattttttttgaagtcTAAATAATTCTTACCTCATCTGAATCATCAGTCATCTcaaaagtgaaaaaaaatgtcatacatatgtatatatataaatatatttttaaattaaatgcaaataaaaaacattttatcatttactTGCTCAACTtcttctattttattagaatccatttttttgtatattgtATCTTTGTTCATTGCATTGATAACCTCCGCTtgatatttctttatattttcggATTCAGTTTCTTTTTCCTTCAGATCTTCATtctaaaaagaaaagaaaatataataatcatattccaatattaatataaaaaaaaattatttatagaaatatatttttttttttaatacttgGCCATCTGATGATGAAAAGTTTTGAGCCGATTCTTCCAAGTGATCAGATAAAAATTCACTATCCTCCCTGgcttcttcttcttcttcctAAAATGGGTatacacataaatatatgtgaaTATACATTTCTTGAAAATCGTATAAATGTAAACGTCATTTAATTCAATGCTTTACTTCAGTAAGGCCCGATGGTGGTAACTCATTGATATTGTATTTCTGCTTAATCATATTTTCTGACTCATTAACAATGTCTAGAAAtgaataaagaaaaatgatgagaaaaatatatgtttaaaaattatttaaataattaaaaaagtttttttattcatattaagtatatatattttgaatactatatatgtttagacccctatgataataaaaggTATGTCTATACATTTTCACAATATGGGGCATTTGCAGTCTCTCATTTTTTGTcttactttttatattttcatcagaTTTGGTAGCAGCTTTGTTTTCCCTTATAATCCTATtcatatcattttcttcaacttcattattattttctgatGATTCATTTCCTCTCGGATATTTATCATCTAAATCAGCGTCTCCAGAAAAgataaatgtttttttatttatttcatttggtCGAATAATGGAATTTCCAAACTTAAGAGCATTAAAAAAGgacaaaaaagaaaaaataacaatatatttcatttaataaaaaaagcaaaattaaaaatattcacatGAATATAGATCGAAATAGTGGTAATAACAGTAACATCAATTATGACAACATAAGTATCACCCTAATCTGGTTTaagtaaaattttaaactATACATaacaattatttaaaaaaattgaattttaaaaagtatacaaaagttttaaataatttttctcaTTTACAATGTATATAAACCTGTACATTATTTGATAGCATAATATAGTTAACAATTCTTATTTGTTCTAGTAACAAATTTCGTATAATTAAGtgtgtgtaaaaaaaaggacATTAAAGGAATGTGCTTGTGGgcattcatttattatgtagacattattttttcatttacttGCATAAAACAAGTGTATGTACATTTTACTATATAGTTGGTTAGTAGGAAAATATTCCCAATAATGCATACATAAGCAtatgtaaatttataagcataataaattatgaatattgtttaaaaattatatttaaatgttatgttaaaatgaaagacgattataaaaattggaaaagtTGAGTCATAAAAAAGcggaaaaatatttcattagtatatataatatcgtaatattacatatatgtatttttgcacacaaaaaataccaagttaatttaaataaaatatgtacgTGCAGGTAAATACAacaacaataaaaaaaaataccaaaataaaaatacaatttagCTAGCTGAGTCATAATTGTTAAGAAAATTTCTTAGCTATCTGAAAACCATGCATGCTTAAGAGCTTCTTCGGAAGTTATCCTTGTTTTGTAATCGAAATCGAGGAGACGTCTAAGAAGGTCGCGAGCATTTTTATCCGGCAGTCCAACACCTGATGGATCACGTTcttgtaatattttttggaaCTGCTCATCATtgcaattatttttaaaaaatgtataattttCCTTTCTTTGTTGAAGGAATTTACTTTgaattttatcaaatttaatagtattatatttattatagttCGAttgttcattatatttatgtatacatTTCCAGTTTGGGCACACTGGGGAATTTGGCAAAGATATTAATGAATTGTACTTATTAGacatcatattattaataaggttatatttttttcgtttaaTTTCAGTAAGATTTTTCGTATTAGCGAAATATTCTAgtttgtttataattaaattttttctatatatagaaGAATATTGAAGTgcgtttttttcattatctcTCATATCATAGAGAGGTATAAGCCTATCAGGGGGTTGACTAGCCCACGGTATTAAACATAATTCCGAAAGCCcttgtataaaaattactTCTTTTAATGTATCTTtagaatattttgaatacattcgttttaatttcatttcatttcttttattttttacttccAAGGGATTTTTGGTACCTAACACAAATTGTAAGAATACTATTCCAATACCCCACATATCATAATATGGTAATcgcataaaattatttttcatatgcCCAAATAAAGATTCTGGAGGTTGATACCCTTGTGTTTCTTCTTCCATAGTaggtgtaaaaaaaaacgattcatttttatattcaacgGCACTACCCCAATCCCCTACTCGAACAGTAAATGGAGTATTTGGtgatacaaaaatattttccattttaatatCTCGGTGTgtaatatcttttttatgaGCAATATTTATACCATTTAATATTTGACGCATCAAATCTTTTATTACTAACATTcctatattttgtttttttatactccACCATAATTTACTAGGACTAATCATACCAGAGTTATTTTTATCCGTTTCAAACAGATGTTGTGATAGTGAATATCCTTCATTTGCAAATACAATCCatataaatgtaatatGTTCTTTAGTATCTTCACTAATTTCATATTCTTTAAAATGTTCTATATATCTACTTATATTatcacaatttttaaaaatttctCCAAAATATACTTCCCTCATAGCACTTATTTCATATTCCTTTTCTCTCTCATCATCATTTaagtttttttcattttcatcgacccttttttttataagtatCTTTTTCAAAACCACATTCCGAAATggcacatttttatttaaattaataccATACCATATTTCTCCATATGCACCTGCCcctaatttattttgaatagAATAGTTTactcttttattataatatttatctactttattatttttctcatcatcttttttttctggattttctaaaaataaatgttttgtaaaatcaagcattttgtatttactttttatcCAATTGGGCATTGGTTGATAAGTTGGTTTATCTTCATTATGCACATCacttaaataaaaaactttGTCAAAATCGTAGTATGCTCCAACATCAGATCGCTTCCCCTTTTGGATCAACTTTTCGATGTtgctataaatattttcatctctaatttttaaagaatataaGGATTCATCAGAATTAATAACACAGTTtgaacatatattttttttattttgttttattatagttgtttcattttgtgTTATTTCTGTCCTTGGTAAATGGATAACCTCTAATTCATATGATCGTGCTatctttgttttttttaaaagagtttttattttttttttaagataatatttattattcaatATATGATTCATATAAGGATTATtatcttcattttgttttttatattcatttaatttatgaatttcattttttataatttttttttcattattatattcacatTTGGTAGTTTCATTGTCTTTACACTTGTTATAtaaacttttattattaacataattttctttgtcttttttaatttgattttcattaattaGGACACCAATTGATGAATAGGCATGTGCTCCTTCACTACTTATATTTGCTAACATTGAATTAGAAgtagttttatttttttctttaccatttttattatcaacaCCATCTGGGTTagatattttatcattattctCAATAAAGCTAagatatttttgtttattttttgatgaaTCATTGTACACCTCCTTAGCATATGCATACTGATAAAAGAAGTGACTGCTATGGGTTTTATGTTTTTGTTCTTGAGTTATAACAtgattaattatattttgtatttgctcaatataataacaatagatataagaaaaaatataaaataatacaatgtaattttctttattatataaaagtgAAACAACATATGAACTAATAGAAGCTTCATTTTGGTTGTTTTCCTGATTTGCATTTTctgcatatatatcaattcgattctctatattttcattgttATTGTTACTAAATAATATCTGTAGTTT
This region of Plasmodium chabaudi chabaudi strain AS genome assembly, chromosome: 13 genomic DNA includes:
- a CDS encoding serine/threonine protein kinase, putative, coding for MKLYSCVIYTCILCKVISLIKVFYCSFWYLINVHFFVNNLNYNEIWKRHIDVSKNDILILFVPPYLTSKHQKLQILFSNNNNENIENRIDIYAENANQENNQNEASISSYVVSLLYNKENYIVLFYIFSYIYCYYIEQIQNIINHVITQEQKHKTHSSHFFYQYAYAKEVYNDSSKNKQKYLSFIENNDKISNPDGVDNKNGKEKNKTTSNSMLANISSEGAHAYSSIGVLINENQIKKDKENYVNNKSLYNKCKDNETTKCEYNNEKKIIKNEIHKLNEYKKQNEDNNPYMNHILNNKYYLKKKIKTLLKKTKIARSYELEVIHLPRTEITQNETTIIKQNKKNICSNCVINSDESLYSLKIRDENIYSNIEKLIQKGKRSDVGAYYDFDKVFYLSDVHNEDKPTYQPMPNWIKSKYKMLDFTKHLFLENPEKKDDEKNNKVDKYYNKRVNYSIQNKLGAGAYGEIWYGINLNKNVPFRNVVLKKILIKKRVDENEKNLNDDEREKEYEISAMREVYFGEIFKNCDNISRYIEHFKEYEISEDTKEHITFIWIVFANEGYSLSQHLFETDKNNSGMISPSKLWWSIKKQNIGMLVIKDLMRQILNGINIAHKKDITHRDIKMENIFVSPNTPFTVRVGDWGSAVEYKNESFFFTPTMEEETQGYQPPESLFGHMKNNFMRLPYYDMWGIGIVFLQFVLGTKNPLEVKNKRNEMKLKRMYSKYSKDTLKEVIFIQGLSELCLIPWASQPPDRLIPLYDMRDNEKNALQYSSIYRKNLIINKLEYFANTKNLTEIKRKKYNLINNMMSNKYNSLISLPNSPVCPNWKCIHKYNEQSNYNKYNTIKFDKIQSKFLQQRKENYTFFKNNCNDEQFQKILQERDPSGVGLPDKNARDLLRRLLDFDYKTRITSEEALKHAWFSDS
- a CDS encoding CPW-WPC family protein, which translates into the protein MKYIVIFSFLSFFNALKFGNSIIRPNEINKKTFIFSGDADLDDKYPRGNESSENNNEVEENDMNRIIRENKAATKSDENIKNIVNESENMIKQKYNINELPPSGLTEEEEEEAREDSEFLSDHLEESAQNFSSSDGQNEDLKEKETESENIKKYQAEVINAMNKDTIYKKMDSNKIEEVEQMTDDSDEVCIQDYSLPCPFNFFRTSSGCVPLPSYEGPCNEVQEKLMYLYDNQKESWADICDSNWECLPLKCKYGTDYNSVCPINWIDMGKGVCRSLYKNNKCRSAIDFSDKTISEKKEFETLCGIRWRCKSVIYETNFDSLCPLNWTKIDQYKCKSPSDYNGPCPKISNFKKYNTEEGKKSIEIACLVNWPYSIRVNEYERDYNVPCPIGWFLLNNGFCRAPENYIKSSKCNDEVGFFNMTSQQKESFSISCNVDFPFKDRENCQRNYSFKCPLGWIPSNQEGFCKSPINYKSKICKSYSKFQNVSDSQRNYYLKFCNIDWPCISEIQNSHIYTKLPFNYSGERQPKWDNGPVDSITGSII